Proteins from one Clostridium cellulovorans 743B genomic window:
- a CDS encoding xylulokinase — protein sequence MSISINNIKDSIVNGKTVLGIELGSTRIKAVLIGEDNTPIASGSHEWENSYINNIWTYSLDDVWKGIQDSYQNMANDVKTQYGVTLETIGAIGFSAMMHGYMVFNKEGELLVPFRTWRNTITEKASEELTKLFNYHIPQRWSIAHLYQAILNGEEHVADITFQTTLEGYVHWKLTGEKVLGVGEASGMFPIDIETKNYNKNMINQFNELIASKNFSWKLEDIMPKVLLAGDNAGVLTEEGAKLLDVTGNLKAGIPLCPPEGDAGTGMVATNSIAKRTGNVSAGTSVFSMIVLEKDLTKAYDEIDLVTTPTGNLVAMVHCNNCTSDLNAWVNIFKEFSEAMGMKVDMDTLFGTLYNKALEGDSDCGGLLAYNYFSGEHITHFEEGRPLFVRSADSKFNLANFMRVHLFTSLGALKTGLDILLKEEGVKVDEMLGHGGLFKTKGVGQKIMAAAINAPVSVMETAGEGGAWGMAILASYMLNKAENETLDDYLTQKVFAGKTGSKIDPASEDVKGFDEFMKRYTKGLSIERAAVDNLK from the coding sequence TTGAGTATTTCAATAAATAATATCAAAGATTCCATTGTCAACGGAAAAACAGTACTTGGTATCGAACTTGGTTCAACCAGAATTAAAGCAGTTTTAATTGGTGAAGATAACACACCAATCGCTTCAGGTAGCCATGAATGGGAAAATAGCTATATTAACAATATCTGGACCTACAGCTTAGATGATGTATGGAAAGGAATACAAGATAGTTATCAAAATATGGCTAACGATGTAAAGACTCAATATGGAGTAACCCTTGAAACTATTGGTGCAATCGGTTTTAGTGCTATGATGCACGGTTATATGGTTTTCAACAAAGAAGGAGAACTTCTAGTACCATTCCGTACATGGCGTAATACAATTACAGAAAAAGCTTCAGAAGAATTAACTAAACTTTTCAACTATCATATACCTCAAAGATGGAGTATTGCTCATCTTTACCAAGCTATCTTAAATGGTGAAGAGCACGTAGCTGATATAACCTTCCAAACAACTTTAGAAGGTTATGTACATTGGAAATTAACAGGTGAAAAAGTTCTAGGTGTTGGTGAAGCATCAGGAATGTTCCCTATCGATATAGAAACAAAAAACTATAATAAAAATATGATTAATCAATTTAATGAATTAATCGCTAGTAAGAATTTCTCATGGAAACTTGAAGACATAATGCCAAAGGTTCTATTAGCTGGTGACAATGCTGGTGTTCTTACAGAAGAAGGCGCAAAACTTCTTGACGTTACTGGTAACCTAAAAGCAGGTATTCCACTTTGTCCTCCAGAAGGTGATGCAGGAACAGGCATGGTTGCAACTAACAGTATTGCAAAACGTACTGGTAATGTTTCAGCAGGAACTTCTGTATTTTCAATGATCGTTCTTGAAAAAGACTTAACAAAAGCATACGATGAAATAGATTTAGTTACAACTCCTACTGGTAACCTTGTAGCTATGGTTCACTGTAACAACTGCACTTCTGATCTTAATGCTTGGGTAAACATATTCAAAGAATTTTCTGAAGCTATGGGTATGAAAGTGGACATGGACACCTTATTTGGAACCCTATATAATAAAGCACTAGAAGGAGACTCAGATTGCGGCGGATTATTAGCTTATAACTACTTCTCTGGTGAACATATAACTCATTTTGAAGAAGGTCGTCCATTATTTGTACGTTCAGCAGATAGCAAATTTAACTTAGCTAATTTCATGCGTGTACACTTATTTACATCATTAGGTGCATTAAAAACTGGTCTAGATATTCTTCTTAAAGAAGAAGGTGTTAAGGTTGATGAAATGTTAGGTCACGGTGGTTTATTCAAAACTAAAGGCGTAGGACAAAAAATCATGGCTGCAGCTATAAATGCTCCTGTTTCTGTTATGGAAACTGCTGGTGAAGGCGGTGCATGGGGAATGGCAATACTTGCTTCTTACATGCTTAACAAAGCTGAAAATGAAACATTAGATGATTACTTAACACAAAAAGTATTTGCAGGAAAAACTGGTTCAAAGATAGACCCAGCTTCTGAAGATGTAAAAGGCTTTGATGAATTCATGAAGCGTTACACTAAGGGACTTTCTATTGAAAGAGCTGCTGTAGATAATCTTAAATAG
- a CDS encoding recombinase family protein — MAKRLDAARIEKARHSSENSSNRREEEKQRIQDTIAKNRSGERRGRVIMPEKKMYAFQEAKKIRVAAYCRVSTAEEAQVGSFEMQVQHFQSVIDSNPNYELVKIYTDEGISGTSINKRKGFQEMIEDACAGKIDLILTKSISRFGRNIVDILTTLRQLGDLNPPVAVHFESEGINTSDAGNKLLISILSALAELESQQKSIAIKEGIRYRMQEGLYKFSVRNTIGYYRDYAGRVKIEPAEAEIVHYIFDSFTGGATPQEIADSLTAQGIRSPKGKECWNVSTIKGILRNEKYVGDVLYQKTYSKDYLSHKSVKNDDVLPQWYWENVHPAIIKRNQWLLAQELLQKGKWTKRGNKPIAAIQKKFTVSRVKSGALRGFFILDMAWSNDERDQFIKIINSINELEEAPTEERK; from the coding sequence ATGGCAAAGAGACTGGACGCTGCACGAATAGAGAAAGCCCGCCACAGTAGCGAGAACTCTAGCAACCGCCGTGAAGAAGAAAAGCAACGTATCCAAGATACCATTGCTAAAAACCGATCTGGCGAAAGGCGAGGCAGGGTTATTATGCCTGAAAAGAAAATGTACGCATTTCAAGAAGCTAAAAAGATTCGTGTTGCCGCATACTGTCGTGTAAGTACAGCAGAGGAAGCACAGGTCGGAAGTTTTGAAATGCAAGTACAACACTTTCAGTCTGTTATCGATAGTAATCCTAATTATGAATTAGTCAAAATCTATACAGACGAAGGAATCTCAGGCACATCTATTAACAAGCGTAAAGGTTTCCAAGAAATGATTGAGGATGCTTGTGCAGGCAAAATCGACCTTATTCTGACAAAAAGTATCAGCCGTTTTGGTAGAAACATTGTAGACATTCTTACTACCCTACGACAGTTGGGAGACTTGAATCCACCTGTTGCTGTTCACTTTGAGTCAGAAGGTATCAACACAAGTGATGCCGGAAACAAGTTACTAATATCTATCCTGTCAGCTTTAGCAGAATTGGAGAGCCAACAGAAAAGTATTGCTATCAAGGAAGGTATACGATACCGAATGCAAGAAGGTCTTTATAAATTCTCGGTGCGAAACACCATCGGATATTATAGAGATTATGCGGGTCGTGTAAAAATCGAGCCTGCCGAAGCAGAAATTGTACACTACATCTTTGATAGCTTTACAGGTGGTGCTACTCCACAAGAAATTGCAGATTCATTAACTGCACAAGGCATTCGCTCTCCAAAAGGCAAGGAGTGTTGGAATGTCAGCACAATTAAAGGCATTCTCCGCAACGAAAAATATGTAGGGGATGTTCTATATCAAAAAACATATTCAAAGGATTATTTATCCCATAAGAGCGTCAAGAATGATGATGTATTACCTCAATGGTATTGGGAAAATGTGCATCCTGCCATCATTAAGCGTAACCAATGGCTCTTGGCACAAGAACTCTTACAGAAAGGGAAATGGACAAAACGTGGCAACAAGCCAATTGCTGCCATTCAAAAGAAGTTTACTGTATCGAGAGTTAAATCCGGAGCATTGCGAGGATTCTTCATTTTGGATATGGCATGGTCAAACGATGAACGTGACCAATTTATAAAAATTATAAACAGTATAAACGAGCTGGAAGAAGCTCCAACAGAAGAAAGGAAGTAA
- a CDS encoding transposase — MGYMSASQAAEKWGISQRRVQILCSEDRIEGAFKVGEVWAIPEDCPKPVDYRKKENKKK, encoded by the coding sequence ATGGGATACATGAGTGCAAGCCAAGCAGCAGAAAAATGGGGCATTTCTCAAAGAAGAGTTCAGATTTTATGTTCTGAAGATAGAATTGAAGGTGCCTTTAAAGTTGGGGAAGTATGGGCAATACCAGAAGATTGTCCGAAACCTGTTGATTATAGAAAAAAAGAAAATAAGAAAAAATGA
- a CDS encoding DNA cytosine methyltransferase, whose amino-acid sequence MSKKFTCVDLFSGAGGLSRGFYDAGYDVVLGVDFDDAALKTFKANHGTAESMKLDLFNHDNIDVIVDYLAEKNIQLDVLVGGPPCQGFSIAGPRDMNDKRNSLYVAMVKLAERLQPQAVVLENVPGMIQTNGGIGAKRIIEDFKEIGYRMTPKLLYAPDYGIPQIRKRVFFVGLRNSDTEFEFPEAFVDKENYVTSEDAIGDLPSLQTAEGEIIYGEEEQSYISEPQNAYQRLMRKNSHTVRNHIGSIPIEKTKRMISLVPEGKNYKALPEEYQGIYKYHEALTRYHSKKPSNTINTGHRSHFHYKWNRIPTVRESARLQSFPDDFIFYGNKSEQYRQVGNAVPPMLGQVVAIKLKDYLKGRE is encoded by the coding sequence ATGAGTAAGAAATTTACTTGCGTAGATTTGTTTTCCGGGGCGGGCGGTTTATCCCGTGGTTTTTATGATGCTGGATATGATGTTGTTTTAGGTGTTGATTTCGATGACGCAGCTCTAAAAACATTTAAAGCTAATCATGGTACGGCTGAATCAATGAAATTAGACTTGTTTAATCATGATAATATAGATGTTATTGTTGATTATTTAGCAGAAAAAAATATTCAGCTTGATGTATTAGTAGGTGGACCACCATGTCAAGGATTTTCCATTGCTGGACCAAGAGATATGAATGATAAGAGAAATTCATTATATGTTGCAATGGTGAAATTGGCTGAAAGATTACAGCCTCAAGCTGTTGTTTTGGAAAATGTTCCAGGTATGATTCAAACAAATGGTGGAATAGGAGCAAAGAGAATTATTGAGGATTTTAAAGAGATTGGTTATAGAATGACTCCGAAGTTGTTGTATGCTCCTGATTATGGAATTCCACAGATAAGAAAGCGTGTTTTCTTTGTTGGATTAAGAAATTCGGATACTGAGTTCGAATTTCCAGAAGCGTTTGTTGATAAGGAAAATTATGTTACTAGCGAGGATGCAATTGGCGATTTGCCATCATTACAAACAGCAGAAGGTGAGATAATATACGGAGAAGAGGAACAGAGCTATATTTCAGAGCCACAGAATGCGTATCAAAGACTGATGCGTAAAAACTCACATACAGTTCGTAATCATATTGGGAGTATTCCAATAGAAAAAACAAAGCGCATGATTTCGTTAGTACCAGAAGGTAAAAATTATAAGGCTTTACCAGAAGAGTATCAGGGAATATATAAATATCATGAGGCCCTTACTCGATATCATAGTAAGAAACCGTCTAATACAATTAATACAGGGCATAGGTCGCACTTTCATTATAAGTGGAACAGAATACCTACGGTGAGAGAAAGTGCAAGATTGCAGAGTTTTCCAGATGATTTCATTTTTTACGGAAATAAATCTGAGCAGTATCGCCAAGTCGGAAATGCTGTTCCACCGATGCTAGGGCAGGTGGTGGCTATTAAATTGAAAGATTATCTGAAAGGACGAGAATAA
- a CDS encoding tautomerase family protein, with product MPYINVKLVKEQTSLEQQKKIIEGLTDLVVTVMGREKSLTVITLDELSANQWSIGGETLEQSADKKAVSFVNIKVSKGTTDAEEISKMMKATKELLAEVLGNNEEANYFILDELNPDAWGFDGISMTERRKLIEN from the coding sequence ATGCCGTATATTAATGTGAAGCTAGTTAAAGAACAAACATCATTAGAACAGCAGAAAAAAATCATTGAAGGCTTAACAGATTTAGTAGTTACCGTTATGGGTAGGGAAAAAAGCTTAACTGTTATAACTTTAGACGAACTCTCAGCAAATCAGTGGTCTATTGGTGGAGAAACTTTAGAACAATCAGCTGATAAAAAAGCAGTATCTTTTGTAAATATTAAAGTTTCTAAAGGTACTACAGATGCTGAAGAAATTTCTAAAATGATGAAAGCAACAAAAGAATTGTTAGCAGAAGTCTTAGGAAACAATGAAGAAGCTAATTATTTCATTTTAGATGAGCTTAATCCAGATGCATGGGGATTTGATGGTATTTCCATGACAGAACGTAGAAAGTTAATAGAAAATTAA
- a CDS encoding DNA cytosine methyltransferase, whose amino-acid sequence MSKYKIIDLFAGCGGLEDGFLQSGQYEDVAAVEWLKPQVNTLVNRLKTKWGIVDADERVMHFDIQREEELFGGWEDEEFGTNRGLDYFVNKANGIDIIIGGPPCQAYSVAGRVRDENGMRDDYRNYLFEHYLNVVNRYRPKLFVFENVPGILSAAPDGTPITDLIRKGFADIGYEIIDDLRIAKINASEYSVPQNRERMIIVGIDKKRYCNIQEYLVNFYKELLPKYKGERIITVKEAIGDLPACVPFYDTENHSRRKSHSIPESIVTWHKPRYHNLRDMDTFRILAEDIETGNREYDSKKISELYEEKVGSKSPIHRYHVLEPDLPSTTIIAHLYKDGNRFIHYDSKQSRSITVREAARLQSFDDDFDFVGSQGNAYQMIGNAVPPKLAKAVALAVADLLKEMEV is encoded by the coding sequence ATGTCGAAGTATAAAATCATTGATTTGTTTGCCGGATGTGGTGGTCTTGAGGACGGATTCCTTCAAAGTGGTCAATATGAAGATGTTGCAGCAGTTGAATGGCTTAAACCGCAAGTAAACACACTGGTAAATAGGTTGAAAACAAAGTGGGGTATAGTAGATGCTGATGAAAGAGTAATGCATTTTGATATCCAAAGAGAAGAAGAACTTTTTGGTGGATGGGAAGATGAGGAATTCGGTACAAACAGGGGACTGGATTATTTTGTCAATAAAGCAAATGGTATAGATATTATCATTGGTGGACCACCATGTCAGGCATATTCAGTGGCGGGGAGAGTAAGAGACGAAAATGGTATGCGAGATGATTACCGCAATTATCTGTTTGAGCACTATTTGAATGTAGTTAATAGATATAGACCTAAATTATTTGTCTTTGAAAACGTGCCGGGAATTTTGAGTGCAGCTCCAGATGGTACACCGATTACTGATTTGATAAGGAAAGGTTTTGCCGATATTGGCTACGAAATAATAGATGATTTGCGGATTGCTAAGATTAATGCAAGTGAGTATTCTGTTCCACAAAATAGAGAGAGGATGATTATTGTTGGTATTGATAAAAAACGATACTGTAATATTCAAGAATATCTCGTAAATTTTTATAAGGAGTTGCTCCCTAAATATAAGGGGGAGAGAATTATCACGGTTAAAGAGGCAATAGGGGATTTGCCAGCGTGTGTTCCGTTTTATGATACGGAGAATCATTCTCGAAGAAAATCACATTCGATACCTGAAAGCATTGTGACATGGCATAAACCACGATATCACAATTTACGTGATATGGATACATTTAGAATTTTAGCCGAAGATATTGAAACTGGAAATAGAGAATATGATAGTAAAAAAATTAGCGAATTGTATGAAGAAAAAGTAGGGTCTAAGTCTCCAATTCATAGATACCATGTGTTGGAGCCAGATCTTCCAAGCACTACTATAATTGCACACCTTTATAAGGATGGGAACCGGTTTATCCACTATGATTCAAAACAGAGTCGTTCAATTACGGTTAGAGAGGCTGCAAGGTTGCAGTCGTTTGATGATGATTTTGATTTTGTGGGTTCGCAAGGGAATGCATACCAGATGATTGGAAATGCGGTGCCACCAAAACTTGCAAAGGCTGTAGCTTTAGCAGTTGCTGATTTGTTAAAAGAAATGGAGGTGTAG
- a CDS encoding 3-hydroxyacyl-CoA dehydrogenase family protein has translation MKKIGVIGAGVMGVGVAHSLAKSGFQVILIDISGDILENSKNEIYKNIRFQTFFNKGKDVESADTIISRIVFSSDYQLLNDVDVVIENVTEKWEVKKEVYERIDSICNEQKDVSADTSQR, from the coding sequence ATGAAAAAAATTGGAGTAATCGGTGCTGGTGTTATGGGTGTTGGTGTAGCTCATAGTCTTGCAAAGAGTGGATTTCAGGTAATTTTAATAGACATTAGTGGAGATATTCTAGAGAATTCTAAAAATGAAATATATAAAAATATTAGATTTCAAACATTTTTTAATAAAGGCAAGGATGTTGAAAGCGCAGATACCATTATCAGTAGAATAGTATTTTCATCTGACTATCAATTACTTAATGATGTGGATGTAGTAATTGAAAATGTAACAGAAAAGTGGGAAGTTAAAAAAGAAGTATATGAAAGAATTGATTCTATTTGCAATGAACAAAAGGACGTTAGTGCCGATACAAGTCAACGATAG
- a CDS encoding HIRAN domain-containing protein, whose amino-acid sequence MKKIYFTITGTKHHYGQEFFEPGMEVKLIKEPDNEADTEAIKVELEGLGHVGYVANSPYTVQGESMSAGRLYDRIADTAVGVVKYVIPQGVLCELKEETMVQGVTEGMEGYHTMERNLDLSE is encoded by the coding sequence ATGAAGAAAATCTATTTTACAATTACGGGTACAAAGCATCATTACGGTCAGGAATTTTTCGAACCGGGCATGGAAGTGAAATTGATTAAAGAACCAGATAACGAAGCGGACACAGAGGCAATTAAAGTAGAACTGGAAGGTCTAGGTCATGTTGGATATGTGGCTAACAGTCCATACACGGTACAAGGTGAGAGCATGAGTGCGGGTAGGCTATATGACCGTATTGCCGATACTGCGGTTGGTGTAGTAAAATATGTAATACCACAGGGTGTACTTTGTGAACTAAAAGAAGAAACTATGGTTCAGGGTGTTACTGAAGGTATGGAGGGTTATCACACAATGGAACGTAACCTTGATTTATCTGAATAA
- a CDS encoding SymE family type I addiction module toxin: MAFKDYRDLKVYEKYAQQEVVPEIRLQGKWLRELEFLPGTPITVKCEGGRLIITKRDEVWYGDNC; the protein is encoded by the coding sequence ATGGCTTTTAAGGATTATAGAGATTTGAAAGTATACGAGAAGTACGCACAACAGGAGGTTGTTCCTGAAATTCGATTACAGGGGAAGTGGCTGCGTGAGTTGGAGTTTCTTCCGGGGACACCCATCACGGTTAAATGCGAAGGCGGTAGACTTATAATAACCAAGCGTGATGAAGTATGGTATGGAGATAATTGCTGA
- a CDS encoding hemolysin family protein, giving the protein MIIFINIIIVILLVFMNGFFVATEFAMVKVRRSRIETLILEGKKSAKHTIKVVNDLNSYLSACQLGITLASLGLGWIGEPAVAKLVMPLFQLLDLSEGTAHSVSFVLGFSIITGFHIVLGELVPKSLAIITAEKIATYTALPLIMFYKVTYPIMWAFNHSTNLILKAFGMSQVDEHDEAHTDEEIKILVEESYKHGLIDQTELTFVDNIFDFSEKIVKDIMIPRTDMECIFIEDSFDEIIETTLNEQLTRYPVCRESKDNVIGFIHIKDLYKQRIQGNNENIEEIIREIKFVPESLSISELFKILQKEKAQMAIIIDEYGGTAGLVTVEDILEEIVGEIQDEFDDEEGEEVSEIEEGKFIVDGKVLLEDINDMIGADISDENIDTIGGWIYAQLKSYPQVNEKIIHDGFEFIILKCDRKRVNKILIKKAEKFQEQEQVAFEKE; this is encoded by the coding sequence ATGATTATTTTTATTAATATTATTATTGTAATTCTGCTGGTGTTCATGAATGGTTTCTTTGTTGCAACAGAATTTGCAATGGTAAAAGTAAGAAGATCTAGAATAGAAACGCTGATACTTGAGGGCAAGAAAAGTGCAAAACATACTATAAAGGTAGTTAACGATTTAAACTCATATCTATCTGCCTGCCAATTAGGAATAACACTGGCGTCTCTTGGATTAGGATGGATAGGAGAACCTGCCGTAGCAAAGTTAGTAATGCCACTATTTCAGCTTTTAGATTTATCAGAAGGAACAGCTCATTCGGTTTCCTTTGTGCTAGGGTTTTCAATTATAACAGGGTTTCATATAGTCCTAGGTGAATTAGTACCAAAGTCATTGGCGATTATAACTGCTGAAAAGATAGCAACATATACAGCATTACCGTTAATAATGTTTTATAAGGTAACTTATCCGATAATGTGGGCATTTAATCATAGCACCAACTTAATTCTTAAAGCCTTTGGAATGTCTCAGGTGGATGAGCATGATGAAGCTCATACCGATGAAGAAATAAAAATTCTTGTTGAGGAAAGCTATAAGCATGGCTTGATAGATCAAACAGAGTTAACTTTTGTTGATAATATATTTGATTTTTCTGAGAAAATCGTTAAAGATATAATGATACCTCGAACGGATATGGAATGTATATTTATAGAAGACTCTTTTGATGAAATTATAGAAACAACCTTGAATGAGCAATTAACAAGATATCCTGTATGTAGAGAAAGTAAGGATAATGTTATTGGATTTATTCATATCAAGGATTTGTACAAACAAAGAATTCAAGGGAATAACGAAAATATAGAAGAAATTATTCGTGAAATTAAATTTGTTCCAGAATCTCTTTCAATAAGTGAATTGTTTAAAATTTTGCAAAAGGAAAAGGCTCAAATGGCGATTATCATCGATGAATACGGTGGGACAGCTGGTCTTGTAACTGTTGAAGATATCTTAGAAGAGATTGTTGGTGAAATCCAAGATGAGTTTGATGATGAAGAAGGTGAAGAGGTTAGTGAGATAGAAGAAGGGAAGTTCATTGTTGATGGAAAAGTACTTCTTGAGGACATTAACGATATGATAGGAGCAGATATTTCTGATGAAAATATCGATACTATTGGTGGCTGGATCTATGCTCAATTAAAATCTTATCCACAGGTTAATGAGAAAATAATTCATGATGGATTTGAATTCATCATATTAAAATGTGATAGAAAAAGAGTTAATAAGATATTGATTAAAAAGGCAGAGAAGTTCCAAGAGCAAGAGCAAGTTGCTTTTGAAAAAGAGTAA